GCTGTGCATCAAACATAGACCTCTAATAGTtcctgtatttattttttttgtaggtGTGCGGGAAGTCCTTCAACAGAATGTATAACCTGCTGGGTCACATGCACCTTCATGCCGGTAGCAAACCCTTCAAGTGCCCTTACTGCACCAGCAAGTTCAATTTGAAGGGCAACTTAAGTCGACACATGAAGGTGAAACATGGAATCCTGGACACCTCAACTGAAGGGCAAGGTAACATGCAAATTATACCTCAGATTATATTTACTCGTGACTCTTGTGGTTCTCAATGTTATCGAAAATTAGAAACGACAGGACAGGTATAGCCTAGAGGTTTATAGAGTTGCTTGACTCCACCTGTCTGTGGGTTTAAAGGGCGAAAGTTGAAAAAAGTAAATGCTAATGCTAGTTAAAGTTTGCTATCTAAAAGTATCAAGCCTTGTGATATATATTTAACTGATTCAGAGATTTTTGTCagtgatttaaagggttagttcacccaaaaatgaaatttctgtcattaccctcatgtcgtttcacatccgtaagacctttgttcatcttcggaccacaaattaagatatttttgataaaatctgagttTTTTtcaacataattaccacatttgaggtccagagaagtagtaaagacatcgttaaaatagtcaacatgactacagtggttcaaccttaatgttatgaagtgacgagaatacttttttcgtgcaaaaacaaaacaaaaataatgactattTAACAATTTCGTCCCTCCCGTCATTCTCCTACGCAGTTGATGTTGTATGCTGTATTGTGTGTATtacgtcagaatgccgactcattattggccttGTCCTGCGTccgcatcacacgcatgcgtcgtgctgctcacgcgAACAGCGTTGGCCAATACCGAGTCGGCGTTTGGATGTCACTGTTGTATATATCTATCGTATAGTCCCGTTGACTATTTGagcgatgtctttactacctttctggaccatTAAAGTGggaattacgttgctttctataggggataaaaaaacctcttggatttcatcaaaaatatcttaatttgtgttccgaagatgaacgaaggtcttacgggtgtggaacgacacgagggtgagtaattaatgacagaaatttcatttttgggtgaattaaccctttaatttcatGAAATTATAAAGCATTGGTTAACCCCCTGAATTCACGTTGTGACAAAAGAAGTGTCAAAGCTAATTATGCCAGTCTCCATTTCCTTTCCCAGATGCCCTGCCTGATGCGGAGGGTCAGGAAGATTACGAGGAGGAGAGCTTTGATTACAGTGAGAGGGAAAATCTAGCCAGCAACAACGCACAAGATTTGGCAAAACTCGCCAAAATGAGCTACTACAACTACACCAAGGTTGCTGCTCGCTACAACACGACTTAAGCAACGGACTGAGACACTAAAATGTGGTTTGAGGGGGTGAAAAAGACTGCAATGATCATTTCTGTAGTACTCTTGGCTCTGATAGGAGCCAGTGAGGAAATAGCCATCATGAAGTGGATGTGCACTGGAGCCCATTTTGGGTCTGTGAAACAAAAGTGATAGCAGACTGAAGCTTCATTTTAACAATGTCATTTCACATTACGGACCATCCTGAAGAATAAAGGACTGTGTGTGCAAGTGCTGTTCTTTTTGAAACAAATGTTCCACTTTTTCCCATTACAGAATGCAGTTTTTAAGAAGTGAGCTACATTCAATGGAGCAGTGGAATATGTAGATATAAGAAAGCACTTAATCTATACAGACAATCCACAGCTCATTTAAACGGATAAACCAAGACTGCTGTTTTAGACCATTGATCTTGTTGCTGGTTTTACTGTCCAGCAAGTTAGATACCACTTTATAGGAGTTAACCAAAGCTGACAAAGTGCAAATAGGTCTCATTACATGTTAACTTCCCCAGCATTTAGTTTAAGCATACTGTGACTTTTTGTTAAGGTTCTTCTCCAGCATTTCTCCGATGGGCATATGTTGTTTGTAGCTCATTGTGGATTGATTTGAGTTTGTGGAAAGGTTTTTCAgtgcctatttttttttttttttttttttggcatttaaTCACTGTATGGCCTTCTggatattttgtttgttttaacattattgCAAATAGTATTTATTGTTCAATGTTTCTTGGCATTCACAAGTGTAAATACATTGCCAATGTTCCAGATGGGCAGagtttatttcaaatttaaaatatagaaGCGAAGTCATGGGTTTAGTTATATTTGTGCGTAATTTACCCAAATGCATTGTTTGGTCCATCATCTCTAAAATACAAGAATCTTCCatctaaattatatattttcccATCTTTATTTCGATGAATGTAATAATACTAAGATTTGTCCCTTTAAAGCGTTTAATATTTCACAGAGCCATgcatcagcaaaaaaaaaaaaaaaaaaagttaaatattttcttcataaatctctgaaatgtttttttagttTGCAGTGTTATTTACTACTTGTGTTCTTGTACTACCAGCTAACTGCGTGGGCtaaattcattttatatttaaaatgtgatcTAGCATTTTTTTGGTGTGGATTagactccaaaaaaaaaaaaaaaaaaatccaatttaGCATCCATTTGACATAAAACCTTGTAACATGTACTGCATCTTTCACAAAGTCACCAATACTGGTTGAATTTTGAAGAGGATGCCCTAAAAACACTGGACAAAAATATTAACTGCCCTTGTATGCGCAAGAGAGTGTCTCATCCATCATTCCTGCGCAGAGCTCAGGAGTGATGAACGACAGTCTGCCGACATGTGACAGGGCTCGAGACCCAGCAGAGACTGATTGGGGAAATTCACCATGTATTCTCCATCTAGCTAAGAAACTCAAAATGTTAATGTGAAAGATTTGgtgcatttttattgttttaaatggtcGTGTCCTTGCATTTTGGGCTGTTAGCGGGAGTTTTAGTTTTGTATAAGCTTTCAATTCTTCTGTTGCACACTGATGTGAATATGATGTTGATAAATGTCTGTTAAACGTTGTGCTCTGGACATTActgtaaattaatacatttatttacctTTAAACGTGTGGAGTGTGTGAATTGCGATAAACAACACAAGAACAGGAATCCAGGTGACCGATTTATTAGAGGGTTTCTCATGTGGCCCTTgatctttctttttctcctaTGGTATTATACAGTATCTGACATACAGTACTTCATCTTAAAAAAATAGACCCCTGGAGGTGCGGGAAGAGATGGGATCACCCATCAGCAGGATTCACTAACAGAACAGCTAGGAGGAACATCactatgtttttattactccTCCCTTCATACATTATGTGGTATTCATGACCTTTAAGTTAAAAATGAGGTACAAAAAGACGCTCTCCACCGTGTCCGGGCCCCGTTGTCCTTCATTTGCCCAGTGCCTTGTCTAGGTTTGTCTTGATGGCATCCAAGAAGTCTGTGGTGTTGACGTAATGCTCGTTCAGCTTACAGCTGTGGTCACAGAAAGACAAATGTTAATAACGTTAGCTAGAGCAAACATTACAATTGATGTCAGCAGTTTTATCATTAGGGCTAGTCATTTAATGGAGGTTACAGACATTACActttgatcattttttatatGCTCTGAATAATTTGCTGACTTACTTGGCGAGACCGTGAATGCAGCCAGCCAGATCCTTGGTCATCACGCCGCTCTCCACAGTCTCAACGCACACCCGTTCTAGAGTCTGAGAGAACCTGCAAAGACACCGGATAATGATGAACCGTTCCACTTCCTTTTAAACATTACCAGTATGACTGGAATGCTGCTACATCAAAGATAAAACTCCTAATCATTCAGTACAGATGATTGGCAGTAACAAATGAGCTTACTTGATCAGGTCTGGGTTTCCATCAAGTTTGCCACGGTGCTCCAGTCCTCTGGTCCAAGCAAAGATGCTGGCAATGGGGTTAGTGCTAGTTGGCCTACCCTGTGCAATAAAGATAAACTCAATattatgatacatttttataattcttGATGGTAAATTCTGGGTTCTACATTGTAAGCATTTGACATGCAATTGCACGTGAAAATAGGTAGGtgtgaatataataaatatatgggTGCGCCCCAACTGTAGCATACATacgtatataaaaataattttatgtgCGCCTCCTAGAAGATCATGTATCAAGACCAAACGTTACATTATAGAattgttgcatttatttgatcaataaataaaagtaaaacagtattattgtggaatattattacaatttaaaatgattgttaTTCTTgggatgcaaagctgaattttcagaatcattactccagtcttcaatgcaTCACATGATCTAtctgaaatcattataatatgctgatttggtgttccAGAAAGATTTATTAAcctcaatgttgaaaacagctgtgctgcttaatatttttgggattttttttttttttccattaatttgaaataagatttttttttttgtaactgtCACTTTTAAGCAATTAtcgcatccttgctgaaaaaaaaaatgttcaaagtTCAAATGCTGATGTTGAAGGCAGCCGTTTTTTCCTCTCACCACAAGATGGCAGGAGGCATCTAAATTCAGTTGTGGAACCTCCTGATTGCTTTATTTATTAAgttcttgttttgtttagtttttttccccaaTTACCCTTATTGGTTACacttttgatggtccactttagacattctactaactataagtaactttgcaactacatgtcaactaactctcagagTACAAGTAGACTGTTAGTAGACTTAGGttttagggttaggtttagtagaataagttgacatgtagttgcaaaattATTTATAGTCAGAAGAATGTCTGTTAGGGCAGCATCAAAATAACGTGTTagtagatattaagcagacagtccactaatactctaatgagagttagttgacaagCAGTTGTAAAGTGACTTataaggggctttcgcaccgaatagttctaggaactgaGTTATAGAAACTAGCTACTAGGATAGTTCCCCaagaactaatttctcccccaggccatgttcctggttgcattcgcactgGGAATAGGTACTGTGAAGCTGCTGACAGCGGTGTCTTTAAGTGCTGCATTTACAAATGCTAAAAACTGGTGGATGGAAGACGCCGTGATtggagctgtgtttgttgtgtgtcgtggGTTTTATGATAACAAAGATGGAATGTAAATGCATAATTTACGTggctgaaagagcaaaaagtggctaagagatgaaatttcctatgacaactttcagtattacATACCATCGAGACAGAGAAAAGAACAACTctgcagacaacaggtaaatgccgttatcactgttttccatgtttgtgaagtaaatgtgtttacacagctttttaaaaatgccgggTACTGGCGTTTGGCATGCATTTGACCAAAAGACGTACACTCACGTtactgatagttcctatagtgctggtttagctATAGTGCTCtaaagtaggagctaatttagttctccaaaaggagttcctagaatTAAACTGCTGTGAACACGGCAAAATCGGGGTACTTTAGCCAATAGTTCTaagaactatgaaaaggttcctccagTGCGAAAGCCTCTATAAtttgtagaatgtctaaagtggaccatcaaaatgaagttaccatattattttattcaacacCACAAACTACTCTGAATATCCAGTGTCAAACCTATATCTGTATGCGGGATATGATACGTAGCAAGacaaaaataactgaaatacACAAACCTTCTGGTGCTCACGGTAATGCCTGGTTACTGTGCCGTGGGCGGCTTCGGCCTCAATGGTCTTTCCGTCAGGACACACCAGCACTGAGGTCATCAGTCCCAGAGAGCCGAAACCTGTAGACAATTTTCAACATCCTTTAATCAGCTAAAAGGATCATTTCAAATATCCTTCATGAGCACTATGTGCCTTTATATAAAGGCAGAAAAAGgaaaatcatgctagcaattttcagtcttaaatatgattatgtaatctCTAGAGTCTAGAGCATGAATTGAAAGTCTCTAAGtgctaaaactatttttttttaacttaaaaacgGGCTAATTGGATGAACATGGGTACAACATGATAAAATAATAGAAAAGACTGAAAtgattgaataaatattttccTATGATTTTTACCCTGAGCAAGGATGTCAGATTGTACATCTCCATCATAGTTCTTGCAGGCCCACACAAAGGCACCCGAAGACTTCAGCACCTGAGCCACCATGTCATCGATGAGCCTGTGCTCGTACCAGATCTTCAGCTTGTCAAACTCTGGCTTGTAGTTTCTGCCCATGGAAAACAAAAAAGATGCATCAAGATTTGCCATTGAAAATACTTTGGAAGAAAAGTATAGTTTCACATGTCACCACTGTGACAGCATCTCAAAGCGCTAATCTCATAATTACACAGCAACACATGCTCGTAGAAAACACACTGTGgaagtgtgtaaataaaaagCATGCCAAAGACACTGATAAATCCTGCTCACTTCTCAAAGATTTCCTGGAAAATGTCCTTGAATCTGCCATCGTAAGCTTTCAGGATGGTGTTCTTAGTGCTCATGTAGAGAGGCCATTTCTTCTGGATGGCATATTGGAAGCAGCTGTGAGCGAAGCCAGTGATGGACTGTTAGAGACGAAAGACAGAATGTCACACAAATGTTCCACTTTCACAATGGGGAATTCAGCTAGGATTTGGAAATGCTGGCTGTGTATTTCCAATTggtgaagagaaaaaaaaaaaagaaaagaaaaaaaaaaaaaaaaacctcacttcaaatgtgaagtggaaatggtgtaaaaaatctatttcagcACCATCAATTGGTGGCCTGCATTGAACAGAGACTTCATTCAATCttttctgaggggaaaaaagagcCCACCACCAGCACCACCTCTGGAGCTGCCTACAGGCAGACACCTCTTCTGTTGTAAACCCAAACAGACCATTCCCCTCACTACAAACAAAGACTTCAGGCCACCAGGGTTCACTGCAGGAACACGGGCTGAAGGAGGTCATCTATATCTAGACCTCATCCCTCCGGAGGTGTAAGTGcagaaaataacagaatttgAGTCAAAAAGGCCTTAATTATACAAACTGAGAATACACGAGACAGTCTAAAAATGTCTCTAATTTAAGGTGTTATTTTTACACCATCAAGATAGATCACCAGAGTACAAGCTCATTAACAAAGATATTTTTCAAATTCATACATCCGTTTgccaattttttatttcagtggaAAATAGGAAGGCCCCTGCAGATATGCTGTTTTGAGGTCACATTTGGATTCACTAGCTCTGTTGGATGCTGTAATTCAGGAAGTGCAAAACTCAGAGGTCCCACACCTTTTAACCAATGAATTTCCATGTCTTTTCCAGTCATTTGTGATTACTGGATTTTTCAAATCAACTTGATTTGCACTCACAAAAAACTATTTCTAACTGATTAAgccgtttaaaaaaaattaactgtaatattttgtatattattttatacacaacacttttcaaaagtttgaggtcagtaagattttgtattgtttttgaaagacttCTCTTATGCTCTCAGAGACAGGAGTATTTGATAATAAAATTTAACTAACTATTTTCTCTTTCAATcattttaatcaattaaaatcataatatgctgaaacatttcttcttattatcaatgttgaaaacagttgtgctgatgaatatattgtggattttttttttttcttcaggattcttttatgaATACAGAAGTTCAAAACAAtcgcatttatttgaaatagaaatcttttgtagcattataaatgtctttactgtcacttgttatcaatataatgtgtccttgctgaataaaagtattaatttcctaaaaaataataatcttagtgaccaaacttttgaatggaagcgtagatatatttatattaaatttacaCTATTTTATTTCAGGAAAGCACCATTTAATACTTCCAGGATTTCCAAGACTGTGGATATTAATTACATTTGGGGAGGAGGGGGTGTTATTCTTCTTTTAACAGATTATGATATCTTGATTCTCCTTCagtgtttaaaaatgcattgtATGCATATGCTCACTGACCTCGTCAGTGTTGTACATGCCCATTCCACAGCCACCACCAGGGAAATCGAACACCTCCCACTCCTTGGTTTTGCTTCCATCAGCTGGAGAGAAGACCATTTTGAATTTGCCTGGTTGGCTCACAACAAAGTCTGTTGCTTTGTACTGTAAAAGTAACAAGATGATTGCAGATAAGCAGGAATAAGaacagaacacactgagaaaaaacaaaattcaaaacaaaaacaaataatcagaCCTGGTCACCGTGGGCATGTCTGCCAATGGTGATGGGCTGTGTCCAGCCAGGAACAAGTCTGGGAATGTTCTTACAGATGATTGGCTCACGGAAGACAGTTCCGCCCAGAATGTTCCTGATGGTTCCGTTGGGACTCttccacattttcttcagattGAACTCTGTCaagtgtaaatgatgacaaagaTTTACATAATGCACTTtttgtgaaaatatgaaaacAGCATGGTTATTTTGGCAAAAGCAGTTGTACAAATCAGATGACCATTATGGATTTTTAAATGGTTATCTAGAAAGCTGATGATATCAATAGAGATTtcaatgattattttaaaataaatctttcACAACATCTGCTCAATTCACAAAAATATGCTGGAAAAAAGTGATACAAACTTCAACTACATTATCAGCATCAGCATTTCAAAATGGCCCAATTGAACAGCATGAGTGATATATTGTTAAGTCATTACAACAATATAATCACACAGAGGAAGTGTTTCTGAGATGTGCCGTACCTTCGACCCTAGCTTCGTCGGGTGTAATGGTGGCACATTTCACAGCAACATTGTATTTCTGGGTAGCTATAGCAGAGTCGATTGTGACTTGGTCATCAGTCTGGTCACGGTAAGGAAGACCCAGGTCATAGTACTTCAGTTCCACATCCACATTGGACAGAATGAGCTGGACAAAAAAGTTTCATGTTAAATGTGAAAACCGTGTCATTCTCATTAAACACAGATTAATTTATTACAGTAAATCAAGTAATTTGACAATTTACCCATTTGTTTTTAGTCTCAAAGGTGATGTTTTTCTGATTTTCTTTTTACAAAATACTTGCCCCTATCCGAtctcaaagggttagttcacccgaaaatgaaacttctgtcatttattactcgccctcatgttgttccacacccttaagaacTTCagtcatcttcggaaaacaaattaagatatttttgatgaaatccgagaggtatctgactcacccatagacagcaatttaacaaaacaaaaataacaactttattcaacaatatcctctcttctgtgtcattatcTTACGTGGTTTacattcagcgcttccaggtttaaaattaaggttgaaccactgaagtaacgtggattattttaaaaatgtctttagtacctttctggaccttgaaagtgctggttaaattgctgtctatggacgagtcagaaacctctcagattttaatcaaaaatatcttaatttgtgttccgaagatgaacaaaggtcttacgggtgtggaaaaacatgagggtgagtaattaataacagaaatttaatttttgggtgaactaaccctttaatattcagTTTGACGATGCAGAAAATTCAcacttgaatgtttaaaatTCTAACTGAACCTAAACAGAGAAGTTATTATAATCTTTGGATTAATGGCATTGTTTTGCTGGCTATAAAAAATGAGCCCATTCTGATTCTCCACAGAATTGTCAGAATAATTTCAGCGCATGGAACGCCACCACCATCTGCTGTTTCTCTCGTGGAGGCAGACGGCCAGTCAGTGAGAATGACCCCAACACTGGCCCTGCCCCCTGCGTGACGCGGCCGTAATCTCCCGGTCTTCGCACGTAAATACTCACCCAGTAAGCCTATCACactgtctttttaaaaaaggagATCTGCATAACACGCCAATCACTCCTCCACTCTCTCCTCGTCTGTTTAATTCTCCCAAGAGACGCTGTCACATTCCCTTTCCAATTTCCGTCTCCTTTTGTCTTTCTACTCTTGTCTAACCCAATTTTCATTCTGTCTGTGCCTGTCTAGGCTTCTCAGTCTCctgtttctctctttcctttgcCCTCTACATCTTTCCCTCCCGCATTCTGTTTCTCTctcgatgtgtgtgtgtgtgtgtgtgtgtcacagatTTAAAAATAGACCAGACAGACATTGCTTCCCTCCCCCTCattctctcactcactcacacgctTGCCGTTTAAGCACCTTTTCTTTGATGAACTCCCAGATGATCCTGGTCATCTCATCTCCGTCCATCTCCACCACCGGCTGTGCCACCTTGATACGTTTATCGGCATCTgtcaaaaaaaacccaaaacaatCATTCTATGAGTCCGTTTTTCTTTCAGGCCTGAATAAGGCAGTGTTTCTTCCCACTCATGGGACAGACACCCAGAAATTAGTGCTTCCTCAAGGAGGATGATAATAAAGACATATAAAGCTCCATTCACTTTGTCAATGCATGTCACCAGTCACCGTACTTGGACGCTAGTAGGCGTTCCAAATTCTGGTTgcccaaaaaaaaagttatgaaccTCATCATTACCACTAAAATGTCTTTTCATGTTGACACTGGATCAGCTTTTATACTGCTAAATAGGAGTATTCTAGAGGGGAAAGTCTTGTATATAaatcacacacatgcataatGCATCATCAACACCAGCTCTATGTCACCGCAGCCATCTATCTGCACAGAGCGTGCAAATGCTGGGCTATCTGGGTCTACATACACTTTTGTCTTGCATGTAAAAACAGGGAAATGCATTGCATGCATCATCATCATTTTAACATTGTCCCTGTACATGATCAAAGACATATATAAAAATGGTGAAATTACAGCGCAAATGAGACTACAACACACACAGCTGCTCCCTAATCTAAACCAATTTTGTAATTTGAGGTTATTCTTCAGATCTGACCACATCATAaactatcgttcaaaagttttatatcagtaagattttttattttattcataaaggttgcattaaattgaccaaaagtgacagtaaaacttTTACACTGAcaaatattttccattttaaataaacacagtcCTTTTGAGCTTTCTACTCATTTCTATgcaagaatcctgaaaaaaatatatcaccgtttccacaaaaaataagaTTGAGCAGCatgataataatgatgataataatcagaaatgtttcttgagcaccaaatcagcatattagaatgatttctgaaggatcacaaAGACTGAAATAATTGCTGCTATAAAAACAGCTTTTCCTTCACAGGAATAATATAcagtttaaaatagaaaacagtaattgtaaattgtaatatttcaaaatattactgctttactgtatttttgatcaaacaaatgcagccttggtgagaacagacttctttcaaaaggtaaaaaaatattttatataactccaaacttttgaatggcagtgtaaaCAAGAAAATAGCAACCTACTGTTGACTGTAACATGGGATTTATATTTAGATATGCAATACAGTTTGCACTTTGGTTTCATTATACTTCCTGCTAGGGTTTGACAGTACAACTGTATACACCATCTCAACTCAAGtgttacaaaaaaagaaaaaaaaaaagccactggCACATTGTTATTTCACATATGCAATGCCCTCTAAGGGTTTGAAAACAACCCTGATAATGAATAATATCAGCATAAACCCTCATCATTTCTTAGCATAAATCCATTGAAGTATC
The Megalobrama amblycephala isolate DHTTF-2021 linkage group LG19, ASM1881202v1, whole genome shotgun sequence DNA segment above includes these coding regions:
- the idh2 gene encoding isocitrate dehydrogenase [NADP], mitochondrial, translating into MAGYLKVLSSLTRSAATLSKNPAVLAPASCQSLQQRNYADKRIKVAQPVVEMDGDEMTRIIWEFIKEKLILSNVDVELKYYDLGLPYRDQTDDQVTIDSAIATQKYNVAVKCATITPDEARVEEFNLKKMWKSPNGTIRNILGGTVFREPIICKNIPRLVPGWTQPITIGRHAHGDQYKATDFVVSQPGKFKMVFSPADGSKTKEWEVFDFPGGGCGMGMYNTDESITGFAHSCFQYAIQKKWPLYMSTKNTILKAYDGRFKDIFQEIFEKNYKPEFDKLKIWYEHRLIDDMVAQVLKSSGAFVWACKNYDGDVQSDILAQGFGSLGLMTSVLVCPDGKTIEAEAAHGTVTRHYREHQKGRPTSTNPIASIFAWTRGLEHRGKLDGNPDLIKFSQTLERVCVETVESGVMTKDLAGCIHGLANCKLNEHYVNTTDFLDAIKTNLDKALGK